A part of Thioalkalivibrio sp. ALJ12 genomic DNA contains:
- a CDS encoding metal-dependent hydrolase has protein sequence MDPITHASLGAVIGGLTLGSRLGRKAVVLGAGVALLPDLDAFIAYGDAVSEFIHHRGFTHSWLVQLLVATGVAGLLAKVPATREIGFGRWWLFFFLIWATHSLNDLLTTYGTQVLWPLPVGPLSTGSIFVIDPFYTLPLLVAAIGALFYRFAPRLLVAGLVLSTVYAGSGLALKAWIDHRIQPVLAAMELEEQPRMVQPTPFNLLLWRVTVINGDEFLDAWVGIFDDPIRPDFERFERGDPELREAALALEDGQRLQWFSGDFLRFHRTAHDEGPDRLVVTDIRLGVPGFFPFGFEIAEEHNGDWEPITSRQVGELPRRDSLDALGGMLQRIVDPEGAPCIMDLGDPAYAITEPPPRCRMGGRTSPPAGGAHDMP, from the coding sequence ATGGACCCCATTACCCACGCCAGTCTCGGCGCCGTGATCGGCGGCCTCACCCTCGGCTCCCGCCTGGGGCGCAAGGCCGTGGTACTGGGCGCCGGTGTCGCGCTGCTGCCCGACCTGGACGCGTTCATAGCTTACGGGGACGCGGTATCGGAGTTCATCCACCACCGGGGCTTTACGCACTCCTGGCTGGTGCAGTTGCTGGTGGCCACCGGCGTCGCGGGGCTGCTCGCCAAGGTCCCGGCAACGCGGGAAATCGGCTTTGGCCGCTGGTGGCTGTTCTTCTTCCTGATCTGGGCCACCCACTCGCTGAACGACCTGCTGACCACCTACGGCACCCAGGTACTCTGGCCATTGCCAGTCGGCCCCCTGTCCACGGGCTCGATCTTCGTGATCGACCCGTTCTACACCCTGCCGCTGCTGGTCGCGGCGATCGGCGCGCTGTTCTACCGCTTCGCCCCGCGCCTGCTGGTCGCCGGGCTCGTACTCTCGACCGTCTATGCCGGCTCCGGCCTGGCATTGAAGGCCTGGATCGACCACCGCATCCAGCCCGTGCTGGCGGCGATGGAGCTGGAAGAGCAACCGCGAATGGTCCAGCCGACCCCGTTCAACCTGCTGCTGTGGCGTGTCACCGTGATCAACGGCGACGAGTTCCTGGATGCCTGGGTCGGCATCTTCGACGACCCGATCCGACCCGACTTCGAACGCTTCGAGCGCGGTGACCCGGAACTGCGCGAGGCCGCGCTGGCGCTGGAAGACGGGCAGCGCCTGCAGTGGTTCTCCGGCGACTTCCTGCGCTTTCATCGCACCGCGCATGACGAGGGCCCCGACCGGCTCGTGGTCACCGACATCCGCCTGGGGGTCCCCGGCTTCTTCCCGTTCGGCTTCGAGATCGCGGAGGAGCACAACGGCGACTGGGAGCCCATCACCTCGCGCCAGGTCGGCGAACTCCCCCGGCGCGACAGCCTCGACGCCCTCGGCGGCATGCTGCAGCGGATTGTCGATCCCGAGGGTGCGCCCTGCATTATGGACCTGGGCGATCCGGCCTACGCGATCACGGAGCCACCCCCGCGCTGCCGCATGGGTGGCCGCACATCGCCTCCCGCCGGGGGCGCACACGACATGCCGTGA
- the dapB gene encoding 4-hydroxy-tetrahydrodipicolinate reductase gives MIRVAVAGAAGRMGQNLVQAVEDHPGGTLGAASERPGSERLGTSVGSAASVQLVEDLATVADDFDVLIDFTSPEATMQHLELCRTHGKALVIGTTGLDAAQEQRLRDAAGAMRIVYAPNMSVGVNLTFKLVELAARALGDSVDVEILEAHHRHKVDAPSGTALKLGRVVAETLGRDLEHDAVYGREGQTGARDRRTIGFATVRAGDIVGEHTALFAGDGERIEITHKASSRGIFASGAVRAAVWLAGAEHGLYDMQDVLGLREL, from the coding sequence ATGATTCGAGTGGCAGTGGCGGGCGCCGCCGGGCGCATGGGGCAGAACCTGGTGCAGGCCGTCGAGGATCACCCCGGAGGCACGCTGGGGGCGGCGAGCGAACGACCGGGCAGCGAGCGTCTCGGTACCTCCGTGGGGTCGGCGGCCTCGGTCCAGCTGGTCGAGGACCTGGCGACCGTGGCCGATGACTTCGACGTCCTGATCGACTTCACCAGCCCTGAGGCGACCATGCAGCACCTGGAGCTGTGCCGCACGCACGGCAAGGCGCTGGTGATCGGTACCACGGGCCTGGATGCCGCGCAGGAGCAGCGGCTGCGAGACGCGGCCGGGGCGATGCGCATCGTCTATGCGCCGAACATGAGCGTCGGGGTGAACCTGACCTTCAAGCTGGTCGAGCTGGCCGCCCGTGCCCTGGGCGACAGCGTGGACGTCGAGATCCTCGAGGCGCACCACCGGCACAAGGTGGATGCCCCCTCGGGTACGGCCCTGAAGCTCGGCCGGGTGGTGGCCGAGACCCTGGGGCGCGACCTGGAGCACGACGCCGTCTACGGCCGCGAGGGCCAGACCGGGGCGCGCGACCGGCGCACTATCGGATTCGCGACCGTGCGCGCCGGCGATATCGTGGGCGAGCACACCGCGCTGTTCGCCGGCGACGGGGAACGCATCGAGATCACCCACAAGGCCTCCAGCCGCGGGATCTTCGCCTCGGGTGCGGTGCGTGCGGCGGTATGGCTGGCTGGTGCCGAACACGGCCTGTACGACATGCAGGACGTACTGGGGCTGCGGGAGCTCTAA
- the prmB gene encoding 50S ribosomal protein L3 N(5)-glutamine methyltransferase: MESTTGLRTLRDFIRFGASQFRAAGLSFGHGTDNAFDEAAWLVLHTLHLPLDLPESWWSSNLSEAERTRVIAVLRTRIETRKPAAYLTGEAWFAGLPFFVDEHVLVPRSPLAELIAVGFEPWIEADSVERVLDLCTGGGCIGITTALALPQAQVDLSDVSEPALAIAARNIERHGVGERVQVRHSDVFDALGTEDRYDLIVSNPPYVDARDMAELPQEYRHEPELGLAAGEDGLDIVRRILADARRHLTEDGALIVEVGNSQPAVEEAFPDLPLIWLEFESGGHGVFLAYARDLP, from the coding sequence ATGGAATCCACCACAGGACTGCGCACGCTGCGCGACTTCATCCGCTTTGGCGCGAGCCAGTTTCGCGCGGCCGGGCTGAGCTTCGGCCACGGGACGGACAACGCATTCGACGAGGCCGCCTGGCTGGTGCTGCATACGCTGCATCTGCCGCTGGATCTGCCCGAGAGCTGGTGGTCGTCGAACCTGAGCGAGGCCGAACGCACGCGGGTGATTGCGGTGCTGCGCACGCGCATCGAGACCCGCAAGCCAGCGGCCTATCTGACCGGCGAGGCCTGGTTTGCCGGGCTGCCTTTCTTTGTCGACGAACACGTGCTGGTGCCGCGCTCGCCCCTGGCGGAGCTGATCGCGGTCGGTTTCGAACCGTGGATCGAGGCCGATTCGGTGGAGCGGGTGCTGGATCTGTGCACGGGCGGCGGCTGCATCGGTATCACCACGGCGCTGGCCCTGCCGCAGGCACAGGTCGATCTGAGCGATGTCTCCGAACCGGCGCTGGCCATCGCAGCGCGCAACATCGAGCGCCATGGCGTCGGTGAGCGCGTGCAGGTGCGGCACTCCGATGTCTTCGATGCGCTGGGGACGGAGGATCGCTACGACCTGATCGTGAGCAATCCGCCCTATGTTGATGCCCGCGACATGGCCGAGCTGCCGCAAGAGTACCGCCACGAACCCGAATTGGGCCTGGCTGCGGGCGAGGACGGGCTCGACATCGTGCGCCGCATCCTGGCCGATGCGCGCCGCCATCTGACCGAGGACGGCGCGCTGATCGTCGAGGTCGGCAACAGCCAGCCCGCGGTGGAGGAGGCCTTTCCGGATCTGCCGCTGATCTGGCTGGAGTTCGAATCCGGTGGCCACGGGGTCTTCCTCGCGTATGCCCGGGATCTTCCGTAG
- the asd gene encoding archaetidylserine decarboxylase (Phosphatidylserine decarboxylase is synthesized as a single chain precursor. Generation of the pyruvoyl active site from a Ser is coupled to cleavage of a Gly-Ser bond between the larger (beta) and smaller (alpha chains). It is an integral membrane protein.), with amino-acid sequence MSALDPWLARASHLLPQHALSRVVHRLARIETPRVQPLLRWFVRQYGLNMDEAAEPDIGAYPSFNALFTRALREDARPLAGDDNTVVSPADSRVSAAGRIEAGQIFQAKGHHYTVRELLGGEEDLAEPFRHGHFVTLYLSPRHYHRLHMPLTGTLTHMLHVPGRLFSVAPRIVRHVPRLYARNERVVACFDTHFGPMAVALIGAQNVGSIETVWAGEVTPPAGQPYSCSEYPDREITLERGAEMGRFNLGSSVVLLLPDHPLELGAHLTPETEVQVRGALGRFY; translated from the coding sequence ATGAGTGCCCTAGACCCCTGGCTGGCCCGAGCTTCCCACCTGCTGCCGCAGCATGCGCTGTCGCGGGTCGTGCACCGCCTGGCCCGCATCGAGACTCCGCGCGTCCAGCCGCTGCTGCGCTGGTTCGTGCGCCAGTACGGGCTGAACATGGACGAGGCGGCGGAGCCCGACATCGGGGCCTACCCCAGCTTCAATGCCCTGTTCACACGGGCGCTGCGCGAGGACGCCCGCCCCCTGGCGGGTGACGACAACACGGTCGTCAGCCCCGCCGACTCGCGGGTCAGCGCGGCCGGGCGCATCGAGGCCGGCCAGATCTTTCAGGCCAAGGGCCACCACTATACGGTGCGGGAGCTTCTGGGCGGGGAGGAAGACCTTGCCGAACCGTTTCGGCATGGCCATTTCGTAACGCTCTATCTGTCGCCGCGGCATTACCACCGGCTGCACATGCCGTTGACCGGCACGCTGACCCACATGCTGCATGTGCCCGGCCGGCTGTTCTCGGTCGCGCCGCGCATCGTGCGCCATGTCCCGCGCCTGTATGCCCGCAACGAGCGCGTGGTGGCCTGCTTCGACACGCATTTCGGGCCGATGGCCGTCGCCCTGATCGGAGCCCAGAACGTCGGCTCGATCGAGACGGTATGGGCGGGCGAGGTGACGCCGCCGGCCGGGCAGCCCTACAGCTGCAGCGAATACCCGGATCGCGAGATCACGCTCGAGCGCGGGGCCGAGATGGGGCGCTTCAACCTCGGCTCGTCGGTGGTGCTGCTGTTGCCGGATCATCCGCTGGAGCTGGGCGCGCACCTGACGCCGGAGACCGAGGTGCAGGTTCGCGGCGCCCTCGGCCGTTTCTACTAG
- the orn gene encoding oligoribonuclease, which yields MAASAENLIWIDLEMTGLDPQNDRIIEVATIVTDKELNILAEGPVLAIYQPADVLDAMDEWNRRTHGASGLIERIRHSSTDAAAAERETIDFLSDYVPKGASPMCGNSICQDRRFMARLMPELEAYFHYRNLDVSTLKELARRWAPDVLSKLQKNASHQALQDIRDSIDELRVYREHFIQLPPAAAHD from the coding sequence ATGGCAGCGAGCGCCGAAAACCTGATCTGGATCGATCTCGAGATGACCGGCCTGGATCCCCAGAACGACCGAATCATCGAGGTGGCCACCATCGTCACCGACAAGGAACTCAACATCCTGGCGGAGGGCCCGGTCCTCGCGATCTACCAGCCCGCCGACGTGCTGGATGCGATGGACGAATGGAATCGGCGCACGCACGGGGCCTCCGGCCTGATCGAGCGCATCCGCCACAGCAGTACGGACGCGGCCGCCGCCGAACGCGAGACGATCGACTTCCTGTCCGACTATGTGCCGAAAGGGGCCTCGCCGATGTGCGGGAACTCGATCTGTCAGGATCGGCGTTTCATGGCGCGCCTGATGCCGGAGCTGGAGGCCTATTTCCACTACCGTAACCTGGACGTCTCCACGCTCAAGGAGCTGGCCCGACGCTGGGCCCCCGACGTGCTCTCGAAGCTGCAGAAGAACGCCTCGCACCAGGCGTTGCAGGACATCCGCGACTCCATCGACGAACTTCGCGTCTACCGCGAACACTTCATCCAGCTGCCGCCCGCCGCCGCCCACGACTGA
- a CDS encoding cytochrome c, whose amino-acid sequence MRLIISSLAALGLGFSLGTAQADDIQKGKNLHQDNCISCHADMVGGDGTDLYTRDNRIVGDYDHLVRQVNNCNAQLGTNWFDDEIEAVVAYLNAEYYQFDE is encoded by the coding sequence ATGCGACTGATCATCTCAAGCCTTGCGGCCCTGGGCCTCGGTTTTTCGCTGGGCACCGCCCAGGCCGACGACATCCAGAAGGGCAAGAACCTGCATCAGGACAACTGCATCAGCTGTCATGCCGACATGGTCGGTGGCGACGGTACGGACCTGTACACGCGCGACAACCGGATCGTTGGCGACTATGACCACCTGGTCCGGCAGGTCAACAACTGCAACGCACAACTGGGCACCAACTGGTTCGACGACGAGATCGAGGCGGTGGTGGCCTACCTGAACGCGGAGTACTACCAGTTCGATGAGTGA
- a CDS encoding 4a-hydroxytetrahydrobiopterin dehydratase, producing the protein MSDLKTKHCQACEGFTEPMSRADAERGLGQLDSHWGIDEAGRSIQRGFKFKNFHETMAFVNAVAWIAHVEDHHPDMAVGYNRCSVQFSTHAVGGLTENDLICAARIDALFD; encoded by the coding sequence ATGAGTGACCTGAAGACCAAGCACTGCCAGGCCTGTGAAGGGTTCACCGAGCCGATGTCGCGCGCGGACGCCGAGCGCGGCCTCGGCCAGCTGGACAGCCACTGGGGCATCGACGAGGCCGGCCGCAGCATCCAGCGCGGCTTCAAATTCAAGAACTTTCACGAGACGATGGCGTTCGTGAACGCGGTGGCCTGGATCGCCCATGTCGAGGATCACCACCCGGACATGGCGGTCGGCTACAACCGTTGCTCGGTGCAATTCTCGACGCACGCGGTGGGTGGCCTGACGGAGAACGACTTGATCTGCGCCGCCCGCATCGATGCGCTCTTTGACTAA
- the rsgA gene encoding ribosome small subunit-dependent GTPase A → MADIAAPANAVPRRIRLHRRVKDLACGDRVEMDATGEQVQRRLARDNTLVRQDGFGRRKVIAANIDTVWIVIAPSPMPARYLIDRFLVAVYNLPARPRILVNKQDAGPANTGDWLAPYAHLDLDPLHVSARSGYGLSALAEAARGHTNILIGQSGVGKSSLIAALLERHGSGDIKLPETGDLAVSGEGRHTTVTAQWYSLTGGGAWIDSPGVRDFTPELESIDALVRGFPDIEALADNCRFRNCRHQSEPGCAAREAVDQGTLPVARLEAWTALLGTLEKR, encoded by the coding sequence ATGGCCGACATCGCGGCGCCGGCGAACGCGGTGCCGCGCCGCATTCGGCTGCACCGCCGGGTGAAGGATCTCGCCTGCGGTGATCGCGTGGAGATGGATGCGACCGGCGAGCAGGTTCAGCGGCGCCTGGCCCGGGACAATACCTTGGTGCGCCAGGACGGCTTTGGCCGGCGCAAGGTCATCGCGGCCAACATCGACACCGTCTGGATCGTGATCGCGCCCTCCCCGATGCCGGCGCGGTACTTGATCGACCGTTTCCTGGTTGCGGTATACAACCTCCCCGCACGGCCACGGATCCTGGTGAACAAGCAGGACGCGGGACCCGCCAACACGGGGGACTGGCTGGCCCCTTACGCTCACCTGGACCTTGACCCCCTGCATGTCAGCGCCCGCAGTGGGTACGGGCTGTCCGCCCTCGCCGAGGCCGCCCGGGGGCATACCAACATCCTGATCGGACAGTCCGGGGTGGGCAAATCCTCGCTGATCGCCGCGCTGCTGGAGCGCCACGGCAGCGGTGATATCAAGCTTCCGGAAACGGGAGATCTCGCGGTGTCCGGCGAGGGCCGCCACACGACGGTCACGGCACAGTGGTATTCATTGACAGGGGGTGGCGCCTGGATCGACTCGCCGGGCGTGCGCGACTTTACGCCGGAACTGGAATCCATCGATGCGCTGGTGCGCGGGTTTCCGGATATCGAAGCGCTTGCCGACAATTGCCGATTTCGCAATTGTCGGCACCAGTCCGAACCCGGCTGCGCGGCAAGGGAGGCCGTCGATCAAGGCACCCTGCCCGTGGCACGGCTCGAGGCCTGGACCGCCCTACTGGGGACGCTGGAGAAACGCTAG
- a CDS encoding histidine triad nucleotide-binding protein: MADCIFCKIVAGEIPAKVVFEDDQVLAFEDLNPQAPTHVLVIPKQHIATLNELTAETAPVIGHMAHVAAQIARDRGFAENGYRTVMNCNQDGGQTVYHVHMHVLGGRALSWPPG, translated from the coding sequence ATGGCTGACTGCATCTTTTGCAAGATCGTCGCGGGGGAGATCCCGGCGAAGGTCGTGTTCGAGGACGACCAGGTCCTGGCCTTTGAAGACCTGAATCCTCAGGCCCCGACGCATGTGCTGGTGATCCCGAAACAGCACATCGCCACCCTGAACGAACTGACCGCCGAGACGGCCCCGGTGATTGGGCACATGGCGCACGTGGCGGCACAGATTGCACGCGATCGCGGATTTGCGGAAAACGGTTATCGAACCGTGATGAACTGCAACCAAGACGGCGGGCAAACGGTCTACCATGTACACATGCACGTACTGGGCGGTCGCGCGCTGAGCTGGCCCCCGGGCTGA
- the recR gene encoding recombination mediator RecR — translation MDAELDELVQALRCLPGVGAKSARRMALHLLERDRDGARRLARAVDQAVERVGHCQVCRTLTTAEVCPRCADPERDPGVICVVESPGDVMAIESATDFAGRFHVLLGRLSPLDGIGPEELGLDQLETRLQEEGVRELILATNTSVEGEVTAHYLAEMAARHGIRATRIAQGVPTGGELEYIDAGTLAHALSGRRDY, via the coding sequence ATGGACGCTGAACTCGACGAACTGGTGCAGGCGCTGCGCTGCCTGCCGGGTGTCGGTGCCAAGTCCGCGCGGCGTATGGCGCTGCACCTGCTGGAGCGCGACCGCGACGGTGCGCGCCGGTTGGCACGGGCCGTCGATCAGGCGGTCGAGCGCGTCGGGCACTGCCAAGTGTGCCGCACGCTGACTACCGCAGAGGTATGTCCTCGCTGCGCGGATCCCGAGCGCGACCCGGGCGTGATCTGCGTGGTCGAGAGCCCGGGCGATGTGATGGCCATCGAGTCGGCGACCGACTTTGCCGGCCGTTTCCACGTGTTGCTCGGGCGGTTGTCGCCGCTGGATGGCATTGGTCCCGAAGAGCTGGGGCTGGATCAGCTGGAGACGCGCTTGCAGGAAGAGGGCGTACGCGAGCTGATCCTGGCGACCAATACCTCGGTCGAGGGCGAGGTCACCGCGCACTACCTCGCGGAAATGGCGGCGCGCCACGGCATTCGCGCTACGCGCATCGCGCAGGGCGTGCCGACCGGGGGCGAGCTCGAGTACATCGATGCGGGGACCCTGGCGCATGCCTTGTCGGGGCGCCGCGATTACTGA
- a CDS encoding YbaB/EbfC family nucleoid-associated protein, translating to MMKGGMGGLMKQAQKMQEDMQKMQAELAEMEIEGQAGGGLVSVLMTGKYAVRRVKIDPSLLEDDRDMIEDLVAAAINDAVQKVESTTQERMGSLTEGMGLPAGMKLPF from the coding sequence ATGATGAAAGGTGGCATGGGTGGCCTGATGAAGCAGGCCCAGAAGATGCAGGAAGACATGCAGAAGATGCAGGCGGAGCTGGCCGAAATGGAGATCGAGGGCCAGGCAGGCGGCGGTCTTGTGAGTGTGCTCATGACCGGCAAGTACGCGGTGCGCCGGGTCAAGATCGACCCCAGCCTGCTGGAGGACGACCGCGACATGATCGAGGACCTGGTGGCCGCGGCCATCAATGACGCCGTGCAGAAGGTCGAGTCCACCACCCAGGAGCGCATGGGCAGCCTGACCGAAGGTATGGGCCTGCCGGCCGGGATGAAGCTGCCGTTCTGA
- the dnaX gene encoding DNA polymerase III subunit gamma/tau, with translation MSHQVLARKWRPGRFEDLVGQPHVVRALANALSGDRLHHAYLFAGTRGVGKTTIARILARCLNCETGVTPTPCGECRSCVEIAEGRHLDLIEVDAASRTRVDDTRELLDNVSYAPTAGRFKVYLIDEVHMLSEKSFNALLKTLEEPPDHVKFLLATTDPQKLPVTVLSRCLQFNLKPMPPALIAEHLTRILEAEGLQAEPGALLRLGEAAEGSMRDALSLTDQAIAYGGDRLTESDACDMLGLLPRTRLTGLLDAAFSGDGPGLMQGLQELTGLGPDWSRLLDELAALVHRVAVEQLVRSAAGADGDDAAERWARETAARVDPETLQLTYQILIHGARDLPWAPDAQMGVEMTLLRLLAFRPEGPGEGVVPVERQGGAPAAPQAGPSAGSATARPDTTARSAPPPIPEPPRERVQERVREPDPGPDTGPAESAPPPRDAKPVMPPEPDSGPFDWHRFAEGLPTGTVRELALHGELQQLDDESVVIAVAPGTLYTDRTRTRLKEALEKRLGHSVRLEIVDQTQPSQATPAARLAADAAERQASAETAMREDPVVQALGEAFGAELGAVRIREDRAGDEPSASQ, from the coding sequence ATGAGTCACCAGGTTCTGGCCCGCAAGTGGCGTCCCGGTCGTTTCGAGGACCTGGTCGGGCAACCGCATGTGGTGCGTGCTCTGGCCAATGCCCTGAGCGGGGATCGTCTGCACCATGCCTACCTGTTCGCCGGGACGCGCGGCGTGGGCAAGACCACGATCGCCCGCATCCTCGCGCGCTGTCTGAACTGCGAGACGGGTGTTACCCCGACCCCCTGCGGTGAGTGTCGCTCCTGCGTGGAGATCGCCGAGGGCCGGCATCTCGACCTGATCGAGGTCGATGCCGCGTCGCGCACCCGCGTGGACGACACCCGCGAGCTGCTGGATAACGTCTCCTATGCCCCGACGGCGGGGCGCTTCAAGGTGTACCTGATCGACGAGGTGCACATGCTCTCCGAGAAGAGCTTCAACGCCCTGTTGAAGACGCTGGAAGAGCCGCCGGATCATGTGAAGTTCCTGCTCGCCACGACTGATCCGCAGAAGCTGCCGGTCACCGTGCTGTCGCGCTGCCTGCAGTTCAATCTCAAGCCGATGCCGCCGGCGCTGATCGCCGAGCACCTGACGCGCATCCTCGAGGCCGAAGGCTTGCAGGCCGAACCGGGCGCGCTGCTGCGCCTGGGCGAGGCGGCCGAGGGTTCCATGCGCGACGCGCTGAGCCTGACTGACCAGGCCATCGCCTACGGCGGCGATCGCCTGACCGAGTCCGATGCCTGCGACATGCTGGGCCTGCTGCCGCGAACCCGCCTGACCGGCCTGCTGGACGCGGCGTTTTCCGGTGATGGTCCGGGCTTGATGCAGGGTCTGCAGGAGCTTACGGGGCTGGGGCCTGACTGGTCCCGCCTGCTGGACGAGCTGGCGGCCCTGGTGCATCGCGTGGCCGTGGAGCAGCTGGTTCGTAGTGCCGCCGGCGCGGACGGTGACGATGCCGCCGAACGCTGGGCGCGCGAGACCGCAGCTCGGGTGGATCCGGAAACCCTGCAGCTGACCTACCAGATCCTGATCCATGGAGCCCGCGATCTGCCCTGGGCGCCGGATGCGCAGATGGGCGTGGAGATGACCCTGTTGCGTCTGCTGGCCTTTCGGCCGGAAGGGCCCGGCGAAGGGGTCGTGCCCGTCGAGCGCCAGGGCGGGGCCCCGGCCGCACCGCAAGCTGGCCCGAGTGCGGGTTCGGCCACGGCCCGGCCCGACACCACGGCGCGGTCGGCTCCGCCCCCCATCCCGGAGCCGCCGCGCGAGCGGGTTCAGGAGCGGGTGCGCGAGCCGGATCCCGGCCCGGATACCGGGCCGGCCGAGTCTGCGCCGCCACCCCGGGATGCCAAGCCTGTCATGCCCCCGGAGCCGGATTCCGGGCCCTTTGACTGGCATCGCTTTGCCGAAGGTCTGCCGACCGGCACGGTGCGCGAACTCGCGCTGCATGGCGAATTGCAGCAACTGGATGACGAAAGCGTCGTGATCGCCGTAGCCCCGGGTACGCTTTATACGGATCGAACCCGAACGCGCCTGAAGGAGGCCCTGGAGAAACGCCTCGGGCACTCGGTGCGGCTGGAGATTGTCGACCAGACACAACCCTCGCAGGCCACGCCCGCTGCACGGCTTGCGGCAGACGCAGCGGAACGTCAGGCTAGCGCCGAAACGGCGATGCGCGAGGATCCGGTGGTACAGGCCCTGGGCGAGGCCTTCGGGGCCGAACTGGGCGCGGTACGCATTCGCGAGGACCGTGCGGGTGACGAGCCGTCCGCGTCGCAATAG
- a CDS encoding glutathione peroxidase has product MELENREGQRVPEVTFRCRKDNDWNDVRSEDLFKGRNVVVFALPGAFTPTCSSAHVPRYNELAPVLKKHGIDEIVCISVNDGFVMEAWQADQQADRVTFIADGNGEFTEQMGMLVDKSDLGFGHRSWRYSMLVRDGVIEKQFIEPDEPGDPFVVSDADTMLAHVAPDAACPEDVVVFTKPGCPYCASAKEMLENAGLDYEEIVLGRDASLRSLRAATGAMTVPQVFVGGHRIGDSEDLQEWISREKKAA; this is encoded by the coding sequence ATGGAACTCGAAAATCGCGAAGGCCAGCGCGTCCCGGAAGTCACCTTCCGCTGCCGCAAGGACAACGACTGGAACGACGTACGCTCGGAAGACCTGTTCAAGGGTCGCAACGTGGTCGTTTTCGCCCTGCCGGGCGCGTTCACCCCGACCTGCTCCTCGGCCCACGTGCCGCGCTACAACGAGCTGGCGCCGGTGCTCAAGAAGCACGGCATCGACGAGATCGTCTGCATCTCGGTCAATGACGGCTTCGTGATGGAGGCCTGGCAGGCTGACCAGCAGGCCGACCGCGTGACCTTCATCGCCGACGGCAACGGCGAGTTCACCGAGCAGATGGGCATGCTGGTCGACAAGAGCGACCTCGGCTTCGGCCACCGCTCCTGGCGCTACTCCATGCTGGTGCGTGACGGTGTGATCGAGAAGCAGTTCATCGAGCCGGACGAGCCGGGCGACCCCTTCGTGGTCTCCGACGCCGACACGATGCTCGCCCACGTCGCCCCGGACGCGGCCTGCCCCGAAGACGTGGTCGTCTTCACCAAGCCCGGCTGCCCGTACTGCGCCAGTGCCAAGGAGATGCTCGAGAACGCCGGTCTCGACTACGAAGAGATCGTGCTGGGCCGCGACGCCAGCCTGCGCAGCCTGCGCGCCGCCACCGGTGCGATGACCGTCCCGCAGGTATTCGTGGGCGGCCACCGCATCGGCGACTCGGAAGATCTCCAGGAGTGGATCTCCCGCGAGAAGAAGGCGGCGTAA